One window of Flavobacterium dauae genomic DNA carries:
- a CDS encoding DEAD/DEAH box helicase: MYFKELNLIPPIIKAINKAGYEKPTEIQYQSIPHILKGNDIIGCAQTGTGKTASFAIPILQLLQHHDVAHKGIRTLILTPTRELAIQISENFKTYGAFLSLTHTAIYGGVPQNKQIALINKGVTILIATPGRLLDLISQGCVNISKIEILVLDEADRMLDMGFVNDVKKILKKVPEKRQTLFFSATMPLDIRNFAQTILKHPKEINVTPVSSTAQTVQQSVYFVEKDEKLNLLVSILEDQSIKRSLIFSRTKHGADKLVRKLTKAGISAAAIHGNKSQNARQKALDDFKKSTIRILIATDIAARGIDIDELPHVINYELPNVPETYVHRIGRTGRAGTSGVAVSFCGTDEKKDLNNIQKLIGFKIPVVTKKQENISSK, encoded by the coding sequence ATGTATTTTAAAGAATTAAACCTTATACCGCCTATAATTAAGGCGATAAACAAAGCCGGGTACGAAAAACCCACAGAAATACAGTACCAATCAATACCCCATATATTAAAGGGAAACGATATTATAGGATGTGCACAAACAGGCACAGGTAAAACGGCATCGTTTGCCATACCCATCCTGCAATTATTGCAACACCATGATGTTGCACACAAAGGCATCCGTACTTTGATATTAACCCCCACAAGAGAACTTGCCATACAGATTAGTGAAAATTTTAAAACGTATGGTGCATTTTTATCCTTAACCCATACGGCGATTTACGGCGGCGTTCCGCAAAACAAGCAGATAGCCCTTATTAACAAAGGTGTTACTATTTTAATAGCAACACCAGGCAGGCTGTTAGACCTTATAAGTCAGGGATGTGTCAACATTTCAAAAATTGAGATACTGGTACTTGACGAAGCCGACCGTATGCTGGATATGGGTTTTGTGAATGATGTAAAAAAGATATTGAAAAAGGTACCCGAAAAAAGACAAACACTATTCTTTTCAGCTACCATGCCGTTAGACATCAGGAATTTTGCACAAACCATATTAAAACATCCTAAAGAAATCAACGTTACACCTGTTTCTTCAACAGCTCAAACGGTACAGCAATCGGTCTATTTTGTTGAAAAAGACGAAAAACTAAACTTACTTGTAAGCATCTTAGAAGATCAGTCTATCAAAAGATCACTAATCTTTTCACGTACCAAGCACGGAGCCGACAAATTGGTAAGAAAACTGACCAAAGCCGGTATATCTGCAGCAGCCATCCACGGTAACAAATCACAAAACGCCCGGCAAAAAGCGTTGGATGATTTCAAAAAAAGTACTATCCGGATTTTAATAGCTACCGATATTGCTGCAAGAGGTATTGACATTGACGAGTTGCCACACGTTATAAATTACGAATTACCCAATGTGCCCGAAACCTATGTTCACAGAATAGGGAGAACCGGCAGAGCAGGAACATCAGGTGTTGCCGTTTCATTTTGTGGTACCGACGAAAAAAAAGACCTTAACAATATACAAAAACTGATAGGCTTTAAAATTCCGGTTGTGACAAAAAAACAAGAAAACATATCATCTAAATAA
- a CDS encoding cold-shock protein, whose product MADSFSKKENNKKKNKKLQDKQSRREDRKSNNNKGKSLDDMIVYIDINGNFTSVPPHLQNRDEDLAAAKKSRNVVETEDTVCNGTVTYTNEKGYGFITEEKTGENIFFHQGQINQPINKHDKVSFTKESTLKGDRAINIIKK is encoded by the coding sequence ATGGCAGATTCTTTTTCTAAAAAAGAAAATAATAAGAAGAAAAACAAAAAATTACAAGACAAACAATCAAGGCGAGAAGACCGTAAAAGCAATAACAACAAGGGAAAAAGCCTTGACGATATGATCGTATATATAGATATCAATGGAAATTTCACTTCTGTCCCGCCCCACCTTCAAAACAGAGATGAGGACCTGGCAGCAGCAAAAAAATCCAGAAATGTCGTTGAAACCGAAGATACCGTATGCAACGGTACTGTAACTTATACCAACGAAAAAGGGTATGGCTTTATTACAGAAGAAAAAACCGGAGAAAACATATTTTTTCACCAGGGACAGATTAACCAACCGATAAACAAACACGACAAAGTAAGTTTTACAAAAGAAAGCACCCTGAAAGGGGACAGAGCAATTAATATCATAAAAAAATAA
- a CDS encoding cold-shock protein → MYEGTVKFFNETKGFGFISQANGAEDIFVHTSGLLDRVRENDTVVFEVEQGRKGITAVNVKRK, encoded by the coding sequence ATGTACGAAGGAACAGTAAAATTTTTTAATGAAACCAAAGGGTTTGGTTTTATTTCACAAGCAAACGGAGCCGAGGATATTTTTGTTCACACTTCAGGGTTATTAGACAGGGTTCGTGAAAACGATACCGTTGTTTTTGAAGTAGAGCAAGGCAGAAAAGGCATTACTGCTGTAAACGTTAAAAGAAAATAA
- a CDS encoding 3-oxoacyl-ACP synthase III family protein — MTSKIIGVGNYIPSQTITNLFFDQHHFMDESGETLKQNNATIAGKLKEITGIEERRYAEKEQVTSDMGFIAAQSAIENAGIDPETLDYIIFAHNFGDVRFGTVQSDMVPSLASRVKHLLKIKNNFCVAYDVLFGCPGWIEGMIQANAFIKSGIAKRCLVIGAEALSRVVDIHDRDSMIYADGAGAAVLELNNDDSGIKSHLSASFTLNEKEYLYFGKSYNNDHSPDIRYIKMNGRKIYEFALLNVPQAMKKCFDSSGYSINHLNKIIIHQANEKMDEAIVKRFYQLYDQPVPENIMPMVISKLGNSSVATIPSLLTMLLNNELPEHSLHKDDVVLFASVGAGMNINAFVYKF; from the coding sequence ATGACAAGTAAAATTATTGGGGTTGGAAACTATATCCCTTCACAAACCATTACCAATTTATTTTTTGACCAGCATCATTTTATGGATGAAAGCGGAGAAACACTAAAACAGAATAATGCAACCATTGCTGGAAAACTCAAAGAAATTACAGGTATTGAAGAAAGACGCTATGCAGAAAAGGAACAGGTAACTTCTGATATGGGTTTTATTGCGGCACAATCTGCCATAGAAAACGCGGGTATTGACCCGGAGACTTTAGATTACATTATTTTCGCACATAATTTTGGAGATGTCCGTTTTGGAACGGTGCAATCGGATATGGTGCCAAGTTTAGCTTCAAGAGTGAAGCATCTTTTGAAAATAAAGAATAATTTCTGTGTGGCTTATGACGTGTTGTTCGGATGCCCGGGCTGGATAGAAGGAATGATTCAGGCAAATGCCTTTATTAAGTCTGGAATCGCCAAACGGTGTCTGGTAATCGGAGCCGAAGCACTTTCACGTGTGGTGGATATTCACGACCGCGACAGTATGATTTATGCCGATGGCGCTGGGGCCGCTGTTTTAGAGCTTAACAATGACGATTCTGGAATTAAATCACACCTATCGGCTTCTTTTACATTAAATGAAAAAGAGTATCTGTATTTTGGTAAATCGTATAACAACGATCATTCGCCCGATATACGGTATATTAAAATGAACGGACGGAAGATTTATGAATTTGCTCTTTTAAATGTACCCCAGGCAATGAAAAAATGCTTTGATAGTAGTGGGTATTCTATTAATCATCTTAACAAAATTATTATACATCAGGCAAATGAAAAAATGGATGAAGCCATTGTAAAAAGGTTTTATCAGTTATATGATCAACCTGTGCCCGAAAACATCATGCCTATGGTAATAAGCAAATTGGGTAACAGCAGTGTGGCTACCATTCCGTCTTTGTTGACGATGCTTTTAAATAATGAATTGCCAGAGCATAGTTTGCATAAGGACGATGTAGTTTTATTTGCCTCGGTAGGTGCCGGAATGAATATTAACGCTTTTGTTTACAAGTTTTAA
- a CDS encoding DUF421 domain-containing protein, with translation MDENIFFGDTGISFTFSIILRTFLMFVIILLFLRLLGKRGVKQLSVFELVVILGLGSAAGDPMIYKEIGIVSALVAFAVIVICYKLLTVLVFKYKWIENIVEGKEVYIIKKGKFAIEEFKKESVSKDEFFMELRLQGVFHLGQVEYAILETSGELSVYFIAPQQTKYGLPILPDSLQKTVSIFKTGTFYSCTFCGQTIKYRTTTSLICPQCNKQEWTKASNRKISF, from the coding sequence ATGGACGAGAACATCTTCTTTGGAGATACAGGGATTTCTTTTACTTTTTCTATTATCCTGAGAACATTTTTAATGTTTGTTATTATATTGCTTTTCTTAAGGTTATTAGGTAAACGCGGTGTAAAACAGCTATCTGTTTTTGAGTTGGTTGTTATTTTGGGATTGGGATCAGCTGCCGGCGACCCAATGATTTATAAGGAAATAGGGATTGTGAGTGCACTGGTTGCTTTTGCAGTAATTGTTATTTGCTATAAACTGCTCACTGTACTGGTTTTTAAATACAAATGGATTGAAAATATTGTTGAAGGAAAAGAAGTGTACATTATAAAAAAAGGGAAATTTGCCATTGAGGAATTTAAAAAGGAATCGGTAAGTAAGGACGAGTTTTTTATGGAATTAAGGCTTCAGGGTGTTTTTCATTTAGGTCAGGTAGAATATGCAATTTTAGAAACTTCGGGAGAATTAAGCGTTTATTTTATTGCTCCCCAACAAACAAAGTACGGGCTACCCATCTTACCCGATTCTTTACAAAAAACGGTAAGTATCTTTAAAACCGGCACATTTTATTCTTGTACTTTCTGTGGCCAAACAATTAAATACCGAACCACTACTTCGCTTATCTGCCCACAATGCAATAAACAAGAATGGACAAAAGCCAGCAATAGGAAGATTAGTTTCTAA
- a CDS encoding choice-of-anchor I family protein, protein MKKITPICFIATFLFSGFNLCAQTLLHYWNFNDPTSDQTIRTPNVSLVSTSSISYIGGILEFNGGTGQNFNVANLNARNGDVSGTHFRYNNPIGGVITFNLPTTGYENPIVKFTTRRSGQGAGTQTWSYTTDGTTYTTFQTVSPQDNDPQLITLDFSSITAADNNPNFKLKVAFSQGQGGTGGNNRFDNFTLEAYAPGTTPVIPPKVSFLTKFKSVNEDAGTATIDIKVENAGTASFDLVAKTAPFSTADINDFTLQTQTIQIDSLTGTTKTISIPIIDDTNEEQHAEYVVLALENPVGLTIEGDPYFTLYIKDNDRKAPVPTNEIELDYLVSFDPSGTNSSSTEIVVHDPQTQRLFATSAIAGYLDIIDFSTPATPSKIKSIDMSPYGGITSVAVKNGIVAVASPNNIETNNGSVVFFDTDGVYKKQVTVGVLPDNIVFTKDGTKVLTANEGQPNTDYSVDPEGSVSIIDLSAGINTLSQNHVTTLNFTTFNSQETQLVQQGVRKTKSTSTLSQDLEPEYITVSDDSQKAWVTLQENNAVAEINLTNKSITSLWALGTKDMSIPGNGFDASDNNGEILIANWPVESYYIPDAVASFTVNGTNYLITANEGDEKEYDDFEERVAVSATDYLLDETLFPNASVLKQPHNLGRFRATNLNGDLDNDGKFEKIRSVGTRSFSIFNADTKAIVFDSGDDFEMYTAAHYPTIFNSDHEENKAKVRSRAKGPEPEGVTVATIGGQTFAFIALERIGGVMVYNVTDPNNVTFTDYKNNRSTSAYSGDFGAEGIIYIDKADSPDNKGYIIIANEISGTLTIYEVNTTNLSNDEFAPIETKTFNVFPNPSNGGTVYFNRAADVTVYDMNGRQMFQGKNVETLNVDNYPAGIYIVKTKEGFVQKLVKK, encoded by the coding sequence ATGAAAAAAATTACACCAATCTGCTTTATTGCAACTTTCCTGTTTTCAGGATTCAACCTTTGTGCACAAACACTACTGCATTACTGGAATTTTAATGATCCAACATCGGATCAAACCATCAGAACACCTAACGTTTCATTAGTATCAACTTCATCGATTTCATATATAGGAGGTATTTTAGAATTTAATGGAGGAACGGGTCAAAACTTTAACGTAGCTAACTTAAACGCACGTAATGGTGATGTATCTGGAACACATTTTCGTTATAACAATCCAATTGGTGGCGTTATAACCTTTAATTTACCTACTACGGGTTATGAAAATCCAATAGTAAAATTTACTACGCGCCGTTCTGGTCAAGGTGCCGGTACACAAACATGGTCTTATACAACCGATGGTACAACATACACAACTTTTCAAACCGTTTCGCCTCAGGATAACGATCCACAATTAATCACACTTGATTTTTCATCTATTACAGCAGCTGACAATAACCCCAATTTTAAACTGAAAGTAGCGTTTTCTCAAGGTCAGGGAGGAACAGGTGGAAACAACCGTTTTGACAATTTTACACTAGAAGCGTATGCACCGGGTACAACACCTGTAATACCGCCAAAGGTAAGTTTCTTAACAAAATTTAAATCGGTTAACGAAGATGCCGGTACAGCAACAATAGATATAAAAGTTGAAAATGCAGGTACAGCTTCTTTTGATCTAGTAGCTAAAACAGCACCGTTCAGTACTGCAGATATTAATGATTTTACCCTGCAAACACAAACCATACAAATTGATTCGTTAACAGGAACTACAAAAACCATCAGTATTCCGATTATTGATGATACCAACGAAGAACAACATGCTGAATATGTAGTACTGGCTTTAGAAAATCCTGTTGGATTAACAATTGAAGGCGATCCATACTTTACCTTATATATAAAAGATAATGATCGTAAAGCACCTGTACCTACCAATGAAATTGAGTTGGATTATTTGGTAAGTTTTGACCCATCGGGAACAAATTCAAGTTCTACAGAAATTGTAGTGCACGATCCGCAAACACAAAGATTATTTGCAACAAGTGCTATTGCTGGTTATTTAGATATTATTGATTTTTCAACACCTGCAACTCCTTCAAAAATAAAGTCGATTGATATGAGTCCGTACGGAGGAATTACCAGTGTTGCAGTTAAAAACGGAATTGTAGCCGTAGCATCGCCAAATAACATAGAAACTAATAACGGTTCGGTTGTTTTCTTTGATACAGATGGTGTGTACAAAAAACAGGTAACCGTAGGTGTATTGCCAGACAATATTGTTTTTACGAAAGACGGAACAAAAGTATTAACGGCAAACGAAGGCCAGCCAAATACAGATTATTCGGTAGATCCAGAAGGATCGGTTTCTATTATAGATCTTTCAGCAGGTATCAATACCTTATCACAAAACCACGTAACCACTTTAAACTTTACAACATTTAATAGTCAGGAAACTCAATTGGTTCAGCAAGGTGTTCGTAAAACAAAATCAACAAGTACCTTATCGCAAGATTTAGAACCGGAATACATTACCGTAAGTGACGATTCTCAAAAAGCCTGGGTTACGTTACAAGAAAATAATGCCGTTGCAGAAATCAACCTAACAAACAAAAGCATCACATCGCTTTGGGCATTGGGCACAAAAGACATGAGCATTCCTGGTAATGGTTTTGATGCATCAGACAACAACGGTGAGATTTTAATTGCAAACTGGCCTGTAGAATCGTACTATATTCCAGATGCTGTTGCAAGCTTTACGGTAAATGGTACCAACTACCTGATTACAGCCAATGAAGGTGATGAAAAAGAATACGATGATTTTGAAGAGCGAGTAGCTGTTAGCGCAACAGATTATCTGTTAGACGAAACATTGTTTCCGAATGCTTCTGTATTAAAACAACCTCATAACTTAGGAAGATTCAGAGCCACAAACCTTAACGGTGATTTGGATAACGATGGAAAGTTCGAAAAAATTCGTTCTGTAGGAACACGTTCATTCTCTATTTTCAATGCAGATACCAAAGCAATTGTTTTTGACAGTGGAGACGATTTTGAAATGTACACTGCAGCACATTATCCTACAATTTTTAACTCTGATCACGAAGAAAATAAAGCTAAAGTACGAAGCAGAGCCAAAGGTCCGGAACCAGAAGGTGTAACGGTTGCTACAATTGGCGGACAAACGTTTGCTTTTATTGCCCTGGAACGTATTGGCGGTGTAATGGTTTACAATGTAACCGACCCCAATAATGTTACGTTTACAGACTATAAAAACAACCGAAGTACATCTGCTTACTCAGGTGATTTTGGTGCCGAAGGTATTATTTATATTGACAAAGCAGACAGCCCAGACAATAAAGGTTACATAATTATCGCCAACGAAATAAGTGGTACGCTGACTATTTACGAAGTGAACACCACCAATCTTTCAAACGACGAATTCGCACCGATAGAAACTAAAACCTTTAACGTTTTTCCTAACCCAAGCAACGGCGGAACGGTATATTTTAACAGAGCTGCCGATGTTACGGTTTACGACATGAACGGTCGCCAGATGTTCCAAGGTAAAAATGTTGAAACATTAAATGTAGATAATTATCCAGCGGGAATTTATATCGTAAAAACCAAAGAAGGTTTTGTTCAAAAATTAGTAAAGAAATAG
- a CDS encoding ribonuclease inhibitor, whose protein sequence is MTKKICINGNNISDKKSLYQEINRVFMANEDWKIGESLDALNDLFYGGFGLISGNEPIELTWKNFDYNKELFGYDFTMEFYQEKLKQPKVFSTKIIQQNISALENGTGLTYFEMILEIIAEHKNITLITE, encoded by the coding sequence ATGACAAAGAAAATCTGTATTAATGGCAACAACATATCCGATAAAAAAAGCCTGTACCAAGAAATAAATCGGGTTTTTATGGCGAATGAAGATTGGAAAATCGGAGAAAGCCTTGATGCTTTGAACGATCTATTTTATGGCGGTTTCGGATTGATTTCTGGAAACGAACCGATTGAGCTTACTTGGAAGAATTTTGATTATAACAAAGAATTGTTCGGCTATGATTTTACAATGGAATTCTATCAGGAAAAACTAAAGCAACCTAAAGTATTTTCAACTAAAATCATACAGCAAAACATCAGTGCTCTTGAAAATGGTACAGGTTTAACCTACTTTGAAATGATTCTTGAAATTATTGCCGAACACAAAAACATCACACTGATTACAGAGTAA
- a CDS encoding alpha/beta hydrolase produces the protein MKLSLLFIISLFSLSVTAQNSANEKTFLKNIPYKIIEKDTVKLDIHLPTQKVFDKSPIVVFIHGGAWAKGDKEIKYHYTKDIKDTLQESGYTVVAINYRLVSKTVDIAKQVSDCNDAVRWIADNADRYNFDTENIGLWGESAGAHLALMVACTANQSKEFPAIRFIIDNFGPTDLNKVLKTNASWFTKKAYKLLLPKLYDIREKLIVAMTSYDINTHKKEAIAVSKQYSPIENLNNHFNAPTLILHGNRDFIVPFKQSKKLHKELNKLAVTNKLIKVKKGNHGFTKTNKKEIHHLIKETFVFVQQHYHKTTL, from the coding sequence ATGAAGCTATCCTTATTGTTCATCATAAGTTTGTTTTCACTTTCAGTAACGGCACAAAACAGTGCCAACGAAAAAACATTCTTAAAAAATATTCCTTATAAAATTATTGAAAAGGATACCGTTAAATTGGATATTCATCTACCAACACAAAAAGTTTTCGATAAAAGTCCGATTGTGGTATTTATTCACGGTGGCGCATGGGCAAAAGGCGATAAAGAAATTAAATACCATTACACCAAAGATATTAAAGATACCTTGCAAGAAAGCGGATATACTGTTGTGGCTATAAATTACCGTTTGGTTAGCAAAACTGTTGATATTGCTAAACAAGTAAGTGATTGTAACGATGCAGTTCGTTGGATTGCAGATAACGCAGACAGGTATAATTTTGATACGGAAAACATTGGACTTTGGGGAGAATCTGCCGGTGCACATTTGGCGTTAATGGTTGCTTGTACCGCAAATCAATCAAAAGAATTTCCTGCAATCCGTTTTATTATTGATAATTTTGGACCTACCGATTTAAACAAGGTTTTAAAAACCAATGCCAGCTGGTTTACCAAGAAAGCATATAAATTACTTTTACCTAAATTATATGATATCAGAGAAAAATTAATCGTTGCAATGACCTCTTACGATATTAATACTCATAAAAAAGAGGCCATTGCTGTTTCAAAACAGTATTCGCCTATTGAAAATTTAAACAATCACTTTAATGCACCTACTTTAATTTTGCATGGCAACAGAGATTTTATTGTTCCTTTTAAACAATCAAAAAAACTACATAAAGAACTTAACAAACTTGCCGTAACCAACAAACTTATTAAAGTTAAAAAAGGTAACCATGGCTTTACAAAGACCAACAAAAAAGAGATTCATCATTTAATTAAGGAAACGTTTGTTTTTGTACAGCAGCATTATCATAAAACGACTCTTTAA
- the msrA gene encoding peptide-methionine (S)-S-oxide reductase MsrA — protein MKSIKMLNVVNIFFLCCFALPFSSCGQGTAKSNTKEKSTNKTVAEKQSDSSGKTETATFAAGCFWCVEEQFKQLNGVVSVTSGYTGGTTENPTYEQVSNGNTNHAEACNIMFNPSVISYKELLEAFFISHDPTQLNRQGNDIGTQYRSAVFYHNPEQKQLTEFYIDQLNKEKAYDKPVVTQVTPFKKFYKAEEYHQNYYENNPNQAYCRLVVKPKVDKFRKAFSEKLKK, from the coding sequence ATGAAAAGTATTAAAATGCTGAATGTGGTTAATATCTTCTTTTTGTGTTGTTTTGCACTGCCGTTTTCTTCGTGTGGACAAGGCACAGCAAAATCAAATACCAAAGAAAAATCAACAAATAAAACTGTTGCCGAAAAACAGTCCGATTCATCAGGAAAAACAGAAACCGCTACTTTTGCAGCCGGTTGTTTTTGGTGTGTGGAAGAACAGTTTAAGCAGTTAAATGGTGTTGTTTCTGTAACATCGGGTTATACAGGCGGAACAACCGAAAATCCAACCTACGAACAGGTTTCCAACGGAAATACAAATCATGCCGAAGCTTGCAATATTATGTTCAATCCTTCTGTAATTTCGTATAAAGAACTGTTGGAAGCTTTCTTTATTTCGCACGATCCTACACAATTAAACCGGCAAGGAAACGATATAGGAACCCAATACAGATCTGCTGTTTTTTATCATAATCCCGAACAAAAACAACTCACCGAATTTTATATTGACCAGCTGAATAAAGAAAAGGCTTATGATAAACCGGTTGTTACGCAGGTGACTCCGTTTAAAAAGTTTTATAAGGCAGAAGAGTATCATCAGAATTATTACGAAAACAATCCAAATCAGGCGTATTGTCGTTTGGTGGTTAAACCAAAAGTCGATAAATTTAGAAAAGCATTCAGTGAAAAACTAAAAAAGTAA
- a CDS encoding GNAT family N-acetyltransferase: MKIRKAGIKDYSKIMEIWESSVKATHDFLKQEDFELFKKLIPNEFLPQLNVFVIEDNTVIPAFFSVSYDNLEMLFVNAESRGKGFGKFAVDYIINILKIYKVDVNKQNTQAVDFYLKQGYQQIGYSETDGMGKPYPLLYLEYSK; this comes from the coding sequence ATGAAAATTAGAAAAGCCGGTATAAAGGATTATTCTAAAATTATGGAAATTTGGGAAAGTTCGGTTAAAGCAACGCACGATTTTCTGAAGCAAGAAGATTTTGAACTATTTAAGAAGCTTATTCCAAACGAATTTCTACCGCAATTGAATGTTTTTGTGATAGAAGATAATACGGTTATTCCAGCGTTCTTTTCAGTTTCTTATGATAATTTAGAAATGTTGTTTGTTAATGCCGAAAGCAGGGGCAAGGGCTTTGGTAAATTCGCCGTTGATTATATCATTAACATTTTAAAGATTTATAAAGTAGATGTAAATAAGCAAAATACACAGGCGGTCGATTTTTATTTAAAACAGGGATATCAACAGATAGGTTACTCTGAAACCGATGGTATGGGCAAACCGTATCCATTACTGTATTTAGAATATTCAAAATAA
- a CDS encoding sulfite exporter TauE/SafE family protein yields the protein MTIFFILIISFVASLVRSTLGFGESLIAVPLFVLFLPIEVAVPLSVMLSVVIALVIVVQDHTKIHFNSAKWLIFYAILGVPLGIVILLYANETVVKVGLGMLLIVYSLYSLYFKRNKRLDSDSKLWLFVCGFLSGVFGGAYGLNGPPLVVYGNLRQWSPKYFRATLQAYFLPVSLISVVGYYAKGLVTTEVNNYFVMSLATTIPAVFLGRYLNHQLKDGTFFRYVFLGLILISFILILSTLL from the coding sequence TTGACAATCTTCTTTATCCTTATTATCAGCTTTGTCGCTTCTTTGGTACGGTCAACTTTGGGTTTTGGTGAATCGCTGATTGCCGTTCCGCTGTTTGTACTTTTCCTGCCGATTGAAGTAGCAGTTCCTCTTTCGGTTATGCTATCCGTTGTTATTGCATTGGTCATTGTGGTACAAGATCATACCAAGATTCATTTCAACAGTGCTAAATGGTTAATCTTCTATGCCATACTCGGAGTGCCTTTAGGTATCGTCATTTTACTCTATGCAAATGAAACGGTGGTAAAGGTTGGGCTTGGAATGCTCCTGATTGTATATTCCCTGTATTCCCTGTATTTCAAAAGGAATAAAAGGCTTGATAGTGACAGTAAATTGTGGCTTTTTGTGTGTGGTTTTCTGTCAGGGGTTTTCGGAGGCGCGTATGGTTTGAATGGTCCGCCTTTAGTAGTTTATGGGAATTTAAGGCAATGGAGTCCAAAATATTTTCGGGCTACGCTTCAGGCTTATTTCTTGCCGGTCAGCCTTATAAGCGTTGTTGGATATTATGCCAAAGGACTTGTTACTACGGAGGTGAACAATTATTTTGTGATGTCATTGGCAACAACAATCCCTGCGGTATTTTTAGGCCGGTACTTAAATCATCAACTAAAAGACGGTACGTTTTTCAGGTACGTTTTTTTAGGGCTGATACTTATCAGCTTCATTTTAATTTTAAGCACTTTGCTTTAG
- a CDS encoding DUF6597 domain-containing transcriptional factor, whose amino-acid sequence MEYRKTEPCRDLKPFIHFYWELKGTELGKRWERVFPDGCAGVLINLGDTCLMDNGSLSLEFGKTYVVGAMTSFKESFIDVHSSNGQLSVHELSKRNFTTVRQFRAEFQKVCRAIPERIFKYHPLSKCSKHHQKFR is encoded by the coding sequence ATGGAGTACAGAAAAACTGAACCTTGCAGAGACTTAAAACCCTTTATTCATTTCTATTGGGAACTGAAAGGAACCGAACTTGGAAAACGGTGGGAACGTGTTTTCCCAGACGGCTGTGCTGGTGTATTGATAAATTTGGGAGATACTTGTTTGATGGATAACGGCTCACTTTCATTAGAGTTTGGAAAAACGTATGTAGTTGGTGCGATGACTTCGTTTAAAGAAAGTTTTATTGATGTACACTCATCAAATGGACAGTTGAGTGTTCACGAACTGTCAAAACGGAATTTCACAACGGTAAGACAATTTAGAGCGGAATTTCAAAAAGTTTGTCGGGCTATCCCCGAAAGAATATTCAAATATCATCCGCTTTCAAAATGCTCTAAACATCATCAAAAATTCAGATAA
- a CDS encoding helix-turn-helix domain-containing protein has protein sequence MRFQNALNIIKNSDKNRNFSDIAFECGYYDHSHLTNEIKQNTGLSPSQL, from the coding sequence ATCCGCTTTCAAAATGCTCTAAACATCATCAAAAATTCAGATAAAAATCGAAATTTTTCAGATATTGCTTTTGAATGCGGCTATTACGACCATTCACATCTTACCAACGAAATTAAACAAAATACGGGACTTTCGCCATCACAACTTTAA
- a CDS encoding dihydrofolate reductase family protein: MRKISLFIAMSLDGYIAKPNDDLTFLKLVEKAGEDYGYGEFTDTIDTLIIGRKTYDYVLKNVGSSHYDNGQRDVYVITRSEKPSVGRTTFYTGNLTELVKRLKCENGKNIYCDGGAEVINELLKHNLIDKFIISVIPVLLGNGTRLFKDGRPEQTLELATTKTFDTGLAQLYYKRKK; encoded by the coding sequence ATGCGGAAAATATCACTTTTTATTGCAATGAGTTTAGACGGTTACATTGCAAAACCTAATGACGACCTTACTTTCTTAAAACTCGTTGAAAAAGCAGGGGAAGACTATGGTTATGGAGAATTTACAGACACCATTGACACATTGATTATCGGCAGAAAAACCTATGATTATGTCCTTAAAAATGTCGGTTCATCTCATTACGACAATGGACAACGAGATGTTTATGTTATCACAAGATCAGAAAAACCGAGTGTAGGCAGGACGACTTTCTACACAGGAAATTTGACCGAATTAGTTAAACGGCTGAAATGCGAGAACGGAAAAAATATTTATTGTGATGGTGGTGCGGAAGTAATAAATGAACTATTGAAGCATAACTTAATAGACAAGTTTATCATTTCGGTTATACCCGTTTTATTAGGCAATGGAACAAGACTTTTTAAAGACGGCAGACCGGAGCAAACACTTGAACTTGCAACAACAAAAACGTTTGACACAGGATTGGCACAACTGTATTATAAGCGCAAAAAATAA